One genomic region from Geotrypetes seraphini chromosome 13, aGeoSer1.1, whole genome shotgun sequence encodes:
- the LOC117347688 gene encoding keratin, type I cytoskeletal 47 kDa-like: protein MAFKQTIGSTRVSMGGGSTRVSIGGSKGSFSGASYDAVGGGSSGFGSGHVGGFRGSQSGDFGNVQGGSFGGGFGGGQGACFGGGFGGGQGSGFDGEFGGGQGGSFGGGFGGGQGACFGGGFGGGQRGGFDGEFGGGQGGSFGGGFGGGPGGEGLLSGTEKETMQNLNDRLASYLDKVRALEEANSDLEENIKEWYEMNRPGGSTGTGPRDYSKYYSIFDDIRNEIIAATVDNAQIILHIDNARLAADDFRLKYENELALRQSVEADINGLRRVLDELTLSRADLEMQLENHIEELALLKQNHDEEMKGLYGTGTGQVNVEMNAAPGIDLTKLLNDMRGQYEELAEKNRKEDEAQFNEASKALKQELSVGVEQVQSSKTEISDLRRTLQGLELELQSALAMKRSLEDRFAETEGRFCMEIARIQAMISSIEEQLSEIRADMEHQSAEYAQLLDIKTRLEMEIETYRHLLDGERMGSSQGYQHDSSSRGSRGSQYESNSSSSKEIKKSRMIKTIIKEMVNGEVVSSQIQEREEKVN, encoded by the exons ATGGCTTTCAAACAGACTATTGGATCAACTAGGGTATCAATGGGTGGTGGATCTACTAGGGTATCAATAGGTGGTAGTAAAGGAAGCTTTAGTGGGGCCTCTTATGATGCTGTTGGAGGGGGATCATCTGGTTTTGGTAGTGGCCATGTTGGTGGATTTAGAGGTAGCCAGTCTGGTGATTTTGGTAACGTCCAAGGTGGTAGTTTTGGTGGAGGGTTTGGAGGTGGCCAAGGTGCATGTTTTGGTGGAGGCTTTGGAGGGGGCCAAGGAAGCGGTTTTGATGGAGAATTTGGAGGTGGCCAAGGTGGCAGTTTTGGTGGAGGGTTTGGAGGTGGCCAAGGTGCATGTTTTGGTGGAGGCTTTGGAGGGGGCCAAAGAGGCGGTTTTGATGGAGAATTTGGAGGTGGCCAAGGTGGCAGTTTTGGTGGAGGGTTTGGAGGTGGCCCTGGTGGCGAGGGCCTCCTTTCTGGAACTGAAAAGGAAACCATGCAGAACCTGAATGATCGTTTAGCTAGCTATCTAGACAAGGTGCGAGCCTTGGAAGAAGCAAATTCTGACCTAGAGGAAAATATCAAGGAATGGTATGAGATGAATCGTCCTGGTGGCTCTACTGGTACGGGACCACGTGACTACAGCAAATATTACTCTATATTTGATGATATAAGGAACGAG ATTATCGCTGCTACTGTTGACAATGCCCAGATCATTCTGCACATTGACAATGCCAGGTTGGCTGCTGATGACTTCAGGCTGAA ATATGAAAATGAGTTGGCCCTGCGCCAGTCCGTGGAGGCTGATATCAATGGCCTACGAAGAGTCCTGGATGAGCTGACACTGTCCAGGGCTGACCTGGAGATGCAGCTGGAGAACCACATAGAGGAGTTAGCTTTGCTGAAGCAGAACCATGATGAG GAGATGAAAGGTTTGTATGGAACTGGAACCGGCCAAGTCAACGTCGAAATGAATGCTGCTCCTGGCATTGACCTGACCAAGCTGCTCAATGACATGAGAGGACAGTATGAAGAACTTGCAGAGAAGAATCGCAAAGAAGATGAAGCCCAGTTCAATGAGGCC AGCAAAGCCTTGAAACAGGAGCTCTCTGTGGGTGTTGAGCAGGTGCAAAGCAGCAAGACCGAAATCTCAGATCTGAGACGCACTCTTCAGGGCTTGGAGTTAGAGTTACAGTCCGCACTCGCCATG AAAAGATCTCTGGAAGATAGGTTTGCAGAAACGGAAGGTCGCTTCTGTATGGAAATTGCAAGAATACAGGCCATGATTTCCAGTATAGAAGAGCAGCTGAGTGAAATCAGAGCTGACATGGAGCACCAGTCTGCAGAGTACGCACAGCTCTTGGACATCAAGACCCGGCTGGAGATGGAGATTGAGACCTACCGCCACCTGCTGGATGGAGAGAGAAT GGGAAGTAGCCAAGGGTATCAGCATGATTCAAGCTCTAGAGGCAGCCGTGGATCTCAGTATGAATCAAATTCTTCCAGTTCAAAAG AGATAAAGAAAAGCAGAATGATTAAGACAATCATCAAGGAAATGGTAAATGGCGAAGTTGTCTCATCTCAAATAcaagaaagagaagagaaagtGAACTAA